In Pseudomonas deceptionensis, a single window of DNA contains:
- the aspA gene encoding aspartate ammonia-lyase, with translation MSSAASFRTEKDLLGVLEVPAQAYYGIQTLRAVHNFRLSGVPISHYPKLVVGLAMVKQAAADANRELGHLSDAKHAAISEACARLIHGDFHEEFVVDMIQGGAGTSTNMNANEVIANIALEAMGHQKGEYQYLHPNNDVNMAQSTNDAYPTAIRLGLLLGHDAMLASLDNLIQAFAAKGVEFNHVLKMGRTQLQDAVPMTLGQEFRAFATTLGEDLARLKTLAPELLTEVNLGGTAIGTGINADPRYQLLAVNRLATISGHPLVPAADLIEATSDMGAFVLFSGMLKRTAVKLSKICNDLRLLSSGPRTGINEINLPARQPGSSIMPGKVNPVIPEAVNQVAFQIIGNDLALTIAAEGGQLQLNVMEPLIAFKIFDSIRLLQRAMDMLREHCIVGITANEARCRELVEHSIGLVTALNPYIGYENATRIARIALESGRGVLELVREEGLLDDAMLDDILRPENMIAPRLVPLKA, from the coding sequence ATGTCCTCCGCTGCATCTTTCCGTACCGAAAAAGACCTGCTTGGCGTACTCGAAGTACCCGCTCAAGCGTATTACGGCATCCAGACCCTGCGAGCGGTGCATAACTTCCGTCTCTCCGGCGTCCCGATTTCGCACTACCCGAAGCTGGTTGTGGGCCTGGCAATGGTTAAACAAGCCGCTGCTGACGCCAACCGCGAACTGGGTCATCTGAGCGACGCCAAGCACGCTGCCATCAGCGAAGCCTGTGCACGTCTGATCCACGGTGATTTCCACGAAGAATTCGTGGTCGACATGATTCAAGGCGGCGCTGGCACTTCAACCAACATGAATGCCAACGAAGTTATCGCCAACATCGCGCTGGAGGCCATGGGCCATCAGAAAGGCGAGTACCAATACCTGCACCCGAACAACGACGTGAACATGGCGCAGTCGACCAACGACGCCTACCCGACTGCGATCCGTCTGGGTCTGCTGCTGGGTCACGACGCCATGCTCGCCAGCCTCGACAACCTGATTCAGGCATTCGCGGCCAAAGGTGTTGAGTTCAACCACGTACTGAAGATGGGCCGTACCCAGTTGCAAGACGCCGTACCTATGACCCTGGGTCAAGAGTTCCGCGCCTTCGCCACTACCTTGGGTGAAGATCTGGCCCGCCTGAAAACACTGGCGCCAGAGCTGCTGACCGAAGTAAACCTGGGCGGCACCGCCATCGGTACCGGCATCAATGCCGACCCGCGCTACCAGTTGCTGGCCGTAAACCGCCTGGCAACCATCAGCGGTCACCCGCTGGTACCGGCAGCCGACTTGATCGAAGCCACTTCGGACATGGGCGCATTCGTCCTGTTCTCCGGCATGCTCAAGCGTACCGCGGTCAAGCTGTCGAAGATCTGCAACGACTTGCGCCTGCTGTCCAGCGGCCCACGCACCGGCATCAACGAGATCAACCTGCCAGCGCGTCAGCCAGGCAGCTCGATCATGCCAGGCAAGGTCAACCCGGTTATCCCGGAAGCCGTTAACCAGGTTGCGTTCCAGATCATCGGTAACGACCTGGCACTGACCATCGCAGCCGAAGGCGGCCAACTGCAACTGAACGTGATGGAGCCGCTGATCGCTTTCAAGATCTTCGACTCGATCCGCCTGCTGCAACGCGCCATGGACATGCTGCGCGAACACTGCATCGTCGGCATCACCGCCAACGAAGCACGCTGCCGCGAACTGGTCGAGCACTCGATTGGCCTGGTCACTGCACTGAACCCGTACATCGGCTATGAAAACGCCACCCGCATCGCCCGTATCGCCCTTGAAAGCGGCCGTGGCGTGCTGGAACTGGTGCGCGAAGAAGGCTTGCTCGACGACGCCATGCTCGACGACATCCTGCGCCCGGAAAACATGATTGCTCCGCGTCTGGTGCCCCTTAAGGCCTGA